Sequence from the Cucumis sativus cultivar 9930 chromosome 1, Cucumber_9930_V3, whole genome shotgun sequence genome:
ttctttttattatgatattgaaattttatatcaaGTTACATGAAATATCTtattaatttgagtttattaGTTTAACAGTGTATTGAAATTCATGCCTCTTCTcatctaataaataaataaatatatatatatatatatattactaaacAAGATTTTAAAAGGTGTCtgtttaagaataataataatcctaaaaaaattaaaaaactactaaaaaagCAAAACACATAATTTTGTGGCAAAGTATAAACATTGtcaatttttccattttttaccatttctcatttttacttactctttttctttttagctttttggaaaaaattgtaaacaaatatatataatgataacAAAGTCGGTGGACTCACGTTTATAcatctcattttaaaaattcataaaaaagaattaaatagttatcaaaacattcaaaattctaaactaaagttgttattattattattaataatacgagtgaaaaaatcaaactcttaACATTAAAGTTGATAGCGCAAACTATGGTAAGTAATGTGCATGTCAACTGTCAGATCTAATAAATGATCATTACGAGTATTAAAATATGCGttaaactaataaatttcatatttgcaagaaataatatttatgacatcattttgaaagtgaagaaagagaaggcatcctctttcttctttgtattGGAGACCCAAAAGTTGAATGGCAATGGCTATGAAAATGCTCATCTGAAATTTTCTGTCCTACGTTTCTCCTGTTTATGTTTAAATCCAATCTCATTTTCACCAATTccactcttcttcttcttcaaaagttttgcatattatcatttttaagaCTGTTCTTTGGTAGAAATCTTAAGGATAGTTTTGGctgatttcaatttcaaatagtttttgaaacatttaGACTATGgatggatattttttatacaaatggcAGTAAGGTGGTAGATTTTATAATCAAGCCATTTGTATAAAATGATTCATCCATATTCTTTTCAGCATGAATTTGGATTCACTTGAATGTAAGAGAGTTAAAATTGTTAGAAATTGTGGTCTTGCATCATGTTGAAAGACCAATGGTAGTTGAGAGATTTACTTTGTCCtcgttttttattattttaactgGCTTGTGTTACCTATGAATGTTCCCCTTTGTACCTTTTTTATcctaagaaaataataagaaataagaatatcaacatcatagttttttttcttctttactaCGGTTTTTACgtaaatttgtatttgttcTACATcgaaaataaaagtaattcaTAGAACATGCAATCTATCTATAGCCTAGAATTCTGAGGGCTACGCCAATGGGCGAGCAAAAGCAAGATGTACCTTGAGATTCTCTGATGGCGTACGTGCAAGTTTCCCTGCATGTGGCTCGGTCATGGATAACTTCTGAGTCTACAGACTAAGGTGAAGTAGCAAACCCATCACAATACCAATGACCTTGTAGAAACTGGTTAGGCGAGTAAATATACATCCATATATCCAACGTCACTTCAAGTTGTCCATACATATCGAGTCAAATACTCGTTGATTTAACACAACCACATTTATGTAGATTATCTTGCTCATTGCAAAGACCATCTTACTACTCGCAggcaatttttttaagatgatACATAACAAAGTTGAGCTTGGAGTGGAGTTATAGtgaaatgaaaagtgaaaCCTTCAAGAATAGCAAAATAAGAAAGCTCATTTctattcaaaacaaaatgttgtcaGATCCAAATTTCAATGACAATACTAGACTTCCATATGGATCTCTTGAACTATGGAATTTGATCTGGAAAGCATACTTAGCTTGTCCgcaacttaaaataaaatgggaGATATGCGCAAAGTTACAACTTAAATCCAAGGCTAAATTCTTGCCTACACAGGAATAAGACTGTAGCTAAGAAGTATGAGAAACTAAACAAAGGTGGTCACTGCTAAATTCATCTCATGGAATACAAAAGGCTCGACATTGCTTACACGATTCTGTAACCGaagagaaaagatgaaaactaCAAGTAGTAATAAAAACGAGAAGCTCCACCTACGATATTTGTGTCCTCGAATACATAAATTACACCTACAATACATCAACAAGACTAACGAGGGGTTTGATCGAACCTGATCAAAGACAATTCACAATGGTTTGCGTTACGTTGAGGAAGGCCCCGCCATGGAACTCACCTTCTTGAGGAGGCCTTCAATATCACACTCCAATTTGGCTCTCATGTCTGGGGAGAGATTGTCTCCTGACTTCTCAAGCATTGATGTCATCATCTGAAGATTTTTCCTTATGAACTCTATAGGTGGTGCATCACCTGCTTGATTTCCTGATTCAGCAGACTTTGATGGGTTCAGAGTGCCCTCAGAAGCCGGATAGGCCAGTGCTGTGCAAGCCCTGTCCGAATCTGACGTCTTGGGGGGAGCTGAGAGATGATAGAGctgatattttaaaagagttGGGCCAAAAATGTTGTTCTTCTTTAAACTCCGAACGGCTTCCATAGCGTCAGCGCTTCGGAGGAAAACTATCTCAACGGTTGAATCTTTCAACTGTATCTCTGATTCCTTCAATGATCCAAACTGGCTAAACGTAGTAATAACTTGCTCCCGCGGAGGCAAGGGAGCTTCTGAAGAGAAAGtcaagagaagaagagatcCTAAACCTTCACCATCAGTTTCAACTCTATTATAGATATATGATCTGCTGTCAGAAGGATTTGGATGGTTCAAACTAGCTTGACCttttctcctcctcctccttttAGGTTTAGGCTGCGGAGGAAGGTTGTTAGTCAACTGGGAATCTTTCCCTTGACTGGTGTCAGTACCCACTCCATTGGAATAAGATAAAACAGCATCTGGATCTGCCAAGGGTGGTTTCTCCTTCCTCTTTCGCTTTTTGCCCCCAGATTTGCTCTGATCCTGGCCAATGGTCTGATCGTTCACCGACTGGTTAGGCGCTCCTGCAAAatccaaattattttgttctgGAATTACAGCAAATGGTTGTGAAGCTGTAACCTGTAGATCAATGAAAAACGAACCAGGTTTATTGCTGTCATTCACATTTACATTTATGAATTCAGTAGACGCCTTTGAATTCTCCTTAGAAACTCCACGTTTCCTTCTCCTTTTTGGCTCACGCTTTAGCTGGGCAGCAACATGACTCACGGCCTGCTGATCTTCAACCAACAAGCCAGCTACGGCACCACTTCCATTTAAATCTGGTATCTCAGTTGTTGGTTTACTCTGGGGATGTACTCCATTGTTCCTTCTCTTCCTTCGCTTCGGTAAACCATTGGGTGAGAGGGGTCCAGCCTCAGGTGAATCTTTTGCGAGTAAGCTACAGGAAGAAAGGGTTATGTTCACATCTGACAAGGCAGAAAGGGACTTAGTCTTCAATCTCCCCAAGctctctttatctttttttgaTTTAACCTTGGAAGTCGAAGGGGTTTTTTTCTGTGCATCTCCTGCAGGACTTATTTCAGCATTTCCAGTCAAATCCACATCACCAGACACTGGTTTGGatttcatctcttccattttcttaataGAACTTGACtgaccttttcttttcctgaTCCCGGATTTAGCAGCCGAAGAaggctgctgctgctgcttaTCCTCTGACACCTTTTCAcccaaaaacattaaaattctaaatatggAGAAGAACTGAGCAACTGTACCAAAGTTGTTGTTTACATTTGGATAAAGACAATCTACAGCAGTAAAATGAAGCTCAGAAAGAAACTCAGCTGGCGATCCACTCATCAAGTCTTGATTATCAACGAATTCTCTCCACAAGCTTTCTCTATCTTTGTCTGATTCAACATTGGAAGACGGAGGGCTTTCTTCGTCGGCATCTCCTGCAGGACTTGTTTCAGCTTTTCCAGTCAAATCCACATCACCAGAAACTTGTTTGGATTTCGtatcttccattttcataATAGAACTTGCctgatttttccttttcttgatCCCAGATTTAACAGCCGAAGAAGGATGCTTAACCTCTGACGCCTTTCccccaagaaaaaataaatccGCAGCCATTGCCTCATTTTGACCACCATTGACAGATTCATCATGAAacatcaaaattctaaatctGGAGAAGAACTGAGCAACTGCATCAAAGTTGTTATTGTCATTTGGATAAAGACAGTTTACTGCAGTAAAGTGAAGCTCAGAGAGAAACTCCGCTGGTGATGCACTCATCAAGTCTTGATTATCAGGGACATCACTACCACTGGTGATATTCCTGTACCACTTCTTCCAGAACCTGCCACTGCATTTAGATAGCGATGGGGTTTCGTTCTGGCCCTCAACTGCATTTTCATCCTCGCCTTCACCAGAAATTTTAAGAAACTTAATATCTTCTGTTTCAGCTGGCATAACTTTCCGTCCCCAGTTTATATACGGAAAAGACAAGTACTTGCTCTTCTTCCGCTCTCGTGTCTCAGACCTCTTTTCAAACATCTCTTTGCTCCCATCATCAAAGTTTTCGACACCAGAATCCTTAATTTCATCTGTTAATGGATTAATCGCCTCTTCCTCGACTGGAGAACCCATTTTCAGTAGTGTAACAGTCTGTAATTCCAATACACCAATTATGACAATAAGACAGAAACCGTATCAATTAGAAACTCTAACAAATTACACACTCAGCATAAGCAACTTATTATAAACCGATCTAGGATAAACtatcaaaacttaaaagaaacatCTTTCAATGCCTCGTACCAAGATGCTTTCACCTAATCctcatttgaaatcattttggAAAACCCGAAAATAAGTACAAAAATCACGACAGTGTTTGAGAGTGACATTGACCAAAATCAACCATTAACCTTAATTGACTACTCCGAATTAGTCCATAACTAAACACAAAGGTTAGAAACTGATCTAGCATACTTCAATCGAGTTCAAATTAGTCCAAAATGTGTTCATACTTACCAAACCTTATCgaacacttttaaatttacccACACATAATGAAACACTCCAAAGACAAATTTTAATGAAACGGGGACATACACACTCCAAAGACTAATAACCTAATATGAACACTTAAATCCAATTTCAAAGAGGAACAGAGGAAGTACACTCGCTGATTCTTACCAAAAAGAGCTCTGAGCCCTACTGGTCAGTTTTCAAAAACGTCCGAACTAATAGATCTGAACCCTATGGATTGTGGACAAACCGATTCGAAGGTAACCCAATTCGATGCCAAACCGAGTGTGGGTCAAAGTCGAAGCTCGTAGAACAGGTGAGGAACACTGCAAAGTCGGTGTTCACGTCGAAGGCTAGCTCCACCGCTAAACTATATCGTCACCGATAAAGATAACATCTTCACTGTGAAACCCAGTGTGCTACCATAAGAAATATGCTGAACGTATGGGTGCGGTGCGCAGCGAAAAGTCTCCGGGGTCTATTGTCTTCGCTACTGCTCGTGGGTGAGGTCGCGCAAAGATGGGTCATCAAAGCTTGAAGTTCCCGCGCGTGGTCTAAGGTGATCGAGGTCGTTAGAGACGAAACTCGAGAAGAGGGCGTGAGTATGAACTCGGTGGCAAGGGCACGAAGTCGTCGGAGCCGGAGGGTTGCCAACCGTTGCTGGAGAGGAGAGGGGAGGAGGTGGTTGGCAGTAGAaggtggagaagaagaagatcaaaCCCCttagggtttcttttttttttttttttcttattttgttttctttcgtCTTTTACgcttctttttttacttacCATATATGACCTCATAAATACGtttccttcctttcttttccttttttaaaatttataattatccCAATTTCTCCCCAACTTCTAATTggaaattaaatcaattattttaaataataaaacttttcaaaatatttataaatattctttttttttttttttaatatttcaaaacagtcctcaaaataatatataaactaaatatcTTAGACATTTTAACAAGTAATAAAGTCCATTTGATTTAGTCTCCATTATTCTAATTGAGTTCAATAATTAGCTCTAAACACACCTCATTTAGAGACCTAACTTTGTCACTCTTCCCTTCCTTTCACCAATTTCCATTTataaccaataaaaaataaacttttatgttgttcaactatttaaaaaagcgttatcaaattatagaaactaaattctaaCGCTTCAAATCATtacaattcaaattcaatttgatCAATTTAAAGCAACATCAACTTATAAACCGTTGTTTCGTTCCAAATTTTTGTTAGTAATTTCACTTGTTTCAAGAGAttgaatcaatatttttatttatatcatagagataaatcaataaaagaaaaaagagaaaaaaagatagtAATAGCCATTAGGCATCTTAAattcataacaaaaatatgtcCAACTAGCACaagaaagtaataaatttatacataAAAGGAATTTCTCTAACTTAATTGGTTGGagtataattaattgaagaaagatGCACATCAACTTATTTAAGGTCAAATCTTCCAACCTAATCTTGTACTATATCTATGTATACATGTATATGACAAtatgtgtaatatatatatacactcatttattttgtagtgtactttttaaatttagaataaaatcaatcaaaaaacgaattttgaaacaaaaatagattcctattgatatataaactattattgttaatctaattaattatatatattacaaattctATTAaccatcaatttaaaataccCCAAAGGAACCTTTTCccctttctttcctttctatataaaaatatgaaatattcgatcgttataaataattaagttgtaATCGACTTTTTATCTAAAATGAGTGAAATCAACCAAATCACACCATAAAGccataatgaaagaaaaaggaaagggaaTCAAGATgctattgttttgtttgttattattattttggctTCTTTATAACTATATGCTTCCAATAATTAATTGTCAGCAAATAAgttaatattctaaaaaaacaataatttagagGTTGTGAAAGTTAAATTTGTCAAAACCAACATATTTTAACCATTATCTAAGTTGCATTTAAAGTTATAGGTTAAAATTAGagacaaaatttcaaaatattctaGTGATAATTAatgattgtattttaaaaatattttcaccgTTTTACCATTTgcaatcatttttcttcaaattacctcagaatttgaattttttttcttttccaaatcttTATAAACGTATGTGAGTTGAGCTATATTTCCACTGATCGGGTAGATATCGACCTTTGAACTAAAAGATATATGAGGTAACTGTGAATTTATTGTATAATGATAAGTATTCGCATTAAAAAGCTAAAGaatatttccaaaaatttgatgaagaaacAAGTGAGGACTTAGAAAAAGGCTTCAATGTGATGGTTCATATCTGCAAACACAGTCATATATGTTTCCTTTGATCAATTTTTCTGCCAGCCTCTGATTTTTCACCATGGCAAGCTGCAAAAAAGTAAATACTTTCttcatgaaaaaattgaaaagagaaaagattcTTATAAAAGCATGCGTCCAGACCAGATTTCACAATTATTCgagagacttttttttttcagtttaaaTTCTAAGAATATGATGTTACAAAACTAGTGAACGTTATGTCACCTTCAAAGCATCACATTTAAATTGGGCATTGAAGTTTGTGTGAAGAGCTCTCCCCATCCCTTCCAAGATTACCTGCAAAAGAACAAACTCTGATTATCATGATGcgtttttctcttccattttcttcactTTATAGATTGATGGTAACCCCAAATTCTTTCTGATGTTTGACAGAAAGTTTCAGTTTATTCTATTGGTGGTCTAAAACAGCCTTTTTCTATGTTAACCTTCACTATCTCCTCGGTTCCTAGGCAGTTGCGTGTCCTTCTCCTGGACGATGATTATTTCCTATTCACAGCCCTTATTTCTTAATAGATTAATTAACGtcacttttgaaattggaagaacTTATTACCAAATCAGCGTCTTTAGCTGCAGCAGCCAACTCAGAGCTGACTTGTCTTAAATCTATACATGGACTACCACACCCATTTTCAACAACCATCAAAGGAACAAAAGATGATCCCTCTTTAGAACCGTCTGCAGAGTCGATCATGGCATCCACAATCAATCCCCCTGCTTCAGCAGCTCTACGAAGTATGTCACAGTGCTGCAAGTAAAAGATTATGAGTTAATTAACTGAATGGCAATATGAGATATGACCAAGATATAGATTTTCCTCccattaaattgaaatgtttcttCTAATGTCTCTCTTTGGAGCATTTCAAAGTCCACAATGTTCATAGCATACATTAGAAACaaggaaacaacaaaaaaacctTGAAGGAAGTAGTTATTAGCAAGAAAAGTCAACAGCAAAAAAATAAGACGTCTATGAGAAGGGTTCAAGCATAGTCAGcgtaattaaatatttgtgcAAATTGGTCGAACATGCTAATACCAAGCTTCAGGTTCGTGGGGAAGAAAAGTACCTTGGCAGCCTCAGCTACAATGTCAGGAAGCTCCATTGCAGTTACATCATTTAGGGCAGGAAGAGAGTTTGCAACTAAAACAACCTGGAATAAATACTCCCGATCACTACGGAGGGCATACTTTAATTGGGAATAATTGGCACagagaaaaaattgttacatGGAAGGGAC
This genomic interval carries:
- the LOC101223078 gene encoding uncharacterized protein LOC101223078 isoform X2, which gives rise to MGSPVEEEAINPLTDEIKDSGVENFDDGSKEMFEKRSETRERKKSKYLSFPYINWGRKVMPAETEDIKFLKISGEGEDENAVEGQNETPSLSKCSGRFWKKWYRNITSGSDVPDNQDLMSASPAEFLSELHFTAVNCLYPNDNNNFDAVAQFFSRFRILMFHDESVNGGQNEAMAADLFFLGGKASEVKHPSSAVKSGIKKRKNQASSIMKMEDTKSKQVSGDVDLTGKAETSPAGDADEESPPSSNVESDKDRESLWREFVDNQDLMSGSPAEFLSELHFTAVDCLYPNVNNNFGTVAQFFSIFRILMFLGEKVSEDKQQQQPSSAAKSGIRKRKGQSSSIKKMEEMKSKPVSGDVDLTGNAEISPAGDAQKKTPSTSKVKSKKDKESLGRLKTKSLSALSDVNITLSSCSLLAKDSPEAGPLSPNGLPKRRKRRNNGVHPQSKPTTEIPDLNGSGAVAGLLVEDQQAVSHVAAQLKREPKRRRKRGVSKENSKASTEFINVNVNDSNKPGAPNQSVNDQTIGQDQSKSGGKKRKRKEKPPLADPDAVLSYSNGVGTDTSQGKDSQLTNNLPPQPKPKRRRRRKGQASLNHPNPSDSRSYIYNRVETDGEGLGSLLLLTFSSEAPLPPREQVITTFSQFGSLKESEIQLKDSTVEIVFLRSADAMEAVRSLKKNNIFGPTLLKYQLYHLSAPPKTSDSDRACTALAYPASEGTLNPSKSAESGNQAGDAPPIEFIRKNLQMMTSMLEKSGDNLSPDMRAKLECDIEGLLKKVSSMAGPSST
- the LOC101223078 gene encoding uncharacterized protein LOC101223078 isoform X1, with the translated sequence MGSPVEEEAINPLTDEIKDSGVENFDDGSKEMFEKRSETRERKKSKYLSFPYINWGRKVMPAETEDIKFLKISGEGEDENAVEGQNETPSLSKCSGRFWKKWYRNITSGSDVPDNQDLMSASPAEFLSELHFTAVNCLYPNDNNNFDAVAQFFSRFRILMFHDESVNGGQNEAMAADLFFLGGKASEVKHPSSAVKSGIKKRKNQASSIMKMEDTKSKQVSGDVDLTGKAETSPAGDADEESPPSSNVESDKDRESLWREFVDNQDLMSGSPAEFLSELHFTAVDCLYPNVNNNFGTVAQFFSIFRILMFLGEKVSEDKQQQQPSSAAKSGIRKRKGQSSSIKKMEEMKSKPVSGDVDLTGNAEISPAGDAQKKTPSTSKVKSKKDKESLGRLKTKSLSALSDVNITLSSCSLLAKDSPEAGPLSPNGLPKRRKRRNNGVHPQSKPTTEIPDLNGSGAVAGLLVEDQQAVSHVAAQLKREPKRRRKRGVSKENSKASTEFINVNVNDSNKPGSFFIDLQVTASQPFAVIPEQNNLDFAGAPNQSVNDQTIGQDQSKSGGKKRKRKEKPPLADPDAVLSYSNGVGTDTSQGKDSQLTNNLPPQPKPKRRRRRKGQASLNHPNPSDSRSYIYNRVETDGEGLGSLLLLTFSSEAPLPPREQVITTFSQFGSLKESEIQLKDSTVEIVFLRSADAMEAVRSLKKNNIFGPTLLKYQLYHLSAPPKTSDSDRACTALAYPASEGTLNPSKSAESGNQAGDAPPIEFIRKNLQMMTSMLEKSGDNLSPDMRAKLECDIEGLLKKVSSMAGPSST